The genomic interval TATGGATTGAGAAGCTCCAATGAGTGTCTTAAATGGTCCCGAGCGACTTATGAACATCCGGAGAAAAACCTAGCCATGCACAGCTTTATGGGCGGTCATTTTCTCTTGTTAGTGGATTATATTCTTAAAATTGTGTGACAAATTTGTTAGGCTAGCATTACTTAACACAAGACCTAATCATCAATCTATATAATATGAATCTGTACAAATACTTATGGATGTGTGCGCTACTGATAGGAATATCGGGCAGCATGTCTGCACAGTTCACTGCGAGCGGAACAGTGACTGACGCAGATACGGGAGACCCCTTGATAGGAGTCACCGTGATCGTGAAAGGAACAACTTTGGGTACCGTCACCGACTTGGATGGGCGTTACACCTTAGAAGTTCCAGGAGAATCCGCGAGACTTGAATTATCCTATGTGGGATACGGTAGCGTAGTCTTGGATGTATCCAAGTCCGATCCGGTAGGCAATCTCAAAATGACCTCTTCTACCAGTACACTGGATGAAGTCGTTGTCACGGGACTGGCGACCACCGTAGCCCGAAGGAACTCGGCCAATTCTGTGGCGACAATAAGTGCCAAGGATCTGACCGAAGTAGCCAACCCTCAGACCTTTGAAGGTGCGTTACAAGGGCAATTCAGTGGAGCAGAGATCAAATCTACATCCGGTTCTCCCGGTGGAGGTTTCTCTGTGAGGATGCGTGGTGTTTCCTCGATCTTCGGGAACCAACAGCCATTGTATATCATCGATGGGGTGTTCTTGGATAACTCCACTACCTCATCCGGTGTGAATCTGGTGACTGAAGCAGCCGGTGGAGGTAATACCGATACCAATCAGGATGACGCGTCTAACCGTATTGCAGATATCGACCCTGAGGACATCGAGAACATCGAGATACTCAAAGGTGCTGCTGCTGCAGCCATCTATGGTCTGCGTGCTGCAGGAGGTGTGGTGATCATCACAACTAAAAGAGGTAAGGCCGGTAGAAATGCGGTCTCTTTCTCTCAGACTTTCGGTACCATCCGTCCGATCACCCTACTCGGGTTGAGGGACTGGGATGCCGATGAAGTTGAGGCTCTAGGTGGTCAAGATGCATTGGACGTCTTCAACAGTGGCGGTTTCCGTAACTATGAAGAAGAGCTCTTCGACAATACCGGTATCAACAGTACCTCACGATTGGAGATCTCAGGCGGTAATGCCAAGACCCTCTATAAATTCGGTGCTACCTATAAGAACGAGGACGGTATCGTTGAGAACACGGGATATGAGAAAGCATCATTCCGATTGAATCTCAGCCAGAAAGTGACCGATTGGTTGGATGCAGATATCTCGACCAACTACATCGATTCCAAAGCGGATAGAGGTCTCTTCAACAACTCGAATACTAATGCGACCATCGGGTATGCCTTGGCATTCACCTATCCATGGGAAGATCTTTCTCCAGATGCTAACGGGATCTATCCATTCGGTGGAGCTGGTTCCAACGTACTTGAGACTACCGATCTTATCACCAATAGGGAAGAAGTCGATCGATTCATTGGGGGTATCACTGCAAATGCCCGACTTTTCACCAATGAGCGCAACGTGGTCAAATTGACTGGTACAGCCGGATTGGACCAATACAGCTTGAAGAATATAGGGATCTTCCCACAGGAATTGACCTACTTCAGAGATGAGTCGACATTGGGAGGAGTACTGATCGATGGTTCTACCACGAGTCAGCAGACCAACCTATCCTTGTTCGGTATCTGGTCACACTATACCTCAACGGGTGTAAGCTTCACGACCACTGCAGGTATCATGCGTGAGTCTTCTGTCTACAACAATGTATTGGTATCCGGTACGGATATCAATGGATCGGAGACCAATGTAGACCAAGCGGCCAACGTATCGGTCAACCAGACTAAGCGTAGCTTTATCAATAAAGGTTTCTTCGCTCAAGAAGAAGTGAATATCAATGACAAGCTCCTCTTGACACTGGGTGTAAGAGCAGATAAGTCACAGAACAATGGAGATTCCAATGAGTTGTACTTCTTCCCGAAGGCCAACGTAGCGGTCAATATCCATGAGTTCGACTTCTGGGGATCAGAGACTGTGACCACCTTCAAGCCACGTATCGCTTATGGTGAGTCCATGCGTCCTCCGATCTTCAGTGCACGATTCAACTCATTGAGTCCTACAGCTATCCCTGGTCCT from Flavobacteriales bacterium carries:
- a CDS encoding SusC/RagA family TonB-linked outer membrane protein, which translates into the protein MSAQFTASGTVTDADTGDPLIGVTVIVKGTTLGTVTDLDGRYTLEVPGESARLELSYVGYGSVVLDVSKSDPVGNLKMTSSTSTLDEVVVTGLATTVARRNSANSVATISAKDLTEVANPQTFEGALQGQFSGAEIKSTSGSPGGGFSVRMRGVSSIFGNQQPLYIIDGVFLDNSTTSSGVNLVTEAAGGGNTDTNQDDASNRIADIDPEDIENIEILKGAAAAAIYGLRAAGGVVIITTKRGKAGRNAVSFSQTFGTIRPITLLGLRDWDADEVEALGGQDALDVFNSGGFRNYEEELFDNTGINSTSRLEISGGNAKTLYKFGATYKNEDGIVENTGYEKASFRLNLSQKVTDWLDADISTNYIDSKADRGLFNNSNTNATIGYALAFTYPWEDLSPDANGIYPFGGAGSNVLETTDLITNREEVDRFIGGITANARLFTNERNVVKLTGTAGLDQYSLKNIGIFPQELTYFRDESTLGGVLIDGSTTSQQTNLSLFGIWSHYTSTGVSFTTTAGIMRESSVYNNVLVSGTDINGSETNVDQAANVSVNQTKRSFINKGFFAQEEVNINDKLLLTLGVRADKSQNNGDSNELYFFPKANVAVNIHEFDFWGSETVTTFKPRIAYGESMRPPIFSARFNSLSPTAIPGPGGTNSGLQTQSTKGNPDILPETQSELEFGADIGFLNDALVLSATFYTKTIDDVLLRAQAQPSTGFTTEWVNGGELENRGIEISVDYLAIQNEDFSWTTGLNWWRNRSEVTRLEVPAFTTGGFAASLGQYLIQEGLPATTLAGTIPSNADVTESELAGIGILGDAEPDFQLNWRNSFNYKTWSLDFLWHWKEGGDNINLSPLLYDFGQTTWDYDDTDLDPSGQLTNGQYRVSVFGSDARPWIEDGGYIRLRNIGLYKTFKMKYSEGKSTLKLGVSASNLINIFDYNSYDPEVSNFGGNVLANAVEVTPYPSSKRINFHLRANF